The Halovivax ruber XH-70 genome includes the window ACTCGTCGGCGATCACGGCAGGGAAGCGGGTGCCGTAGCCGGTCGTCGCCACGACGGCCGACTCGTCGTCCGGGACGGCGTAGTACGAGTGGACGAAGTAGGCGTACTCGCCGTCGACGGAACAGTCGTCCGCTTCCGTATCGTGGGCACTCGTGTCCTGTTCGTTGCTGGACCCGTTCCCGTCGGCCCCGGACGGCGCGACGCCGGAGACGAGTGGGTGGTCGCGCTCGACGGAGAGGTCGTTCCAGCCCATGTGGGGCACCTTCTGGCCCTCGTCGAAACGGACGTTCGTGCCGGGAATCAGATCGAGTCCACTGACGGCCGACTCGCCGGCAGACCCCTCTTCGCTGTCGGTGAGGAGCATCTGCATCCCGAGACAGATCCCGAACAGCGGCGTGTCGGAGTCGGCGACGGCCAGGAGGTCCTCCCGGAGCGGATCGGCGTTCTCGACGCCTTCGCGGAAGGCGCCGACACCGGGGAGGACGACGCCGTCGGCGGCGT containing:
- the hisH gene encoding imidazole glycerol phosphate synthase subunit HisH; this translates as MSEQAGRSSPETVDATVAVVDYGLGNLHSVTRGLERAGASVEITADPERFHAADGVVLPGVGAFREGVENADPLREDLLAVADSDTPLFGICLGMQMLLTDSEEGSAGESAVSGLDLIPGTNVRFDEGQKVPHMGWNDLSVERDHPLVSGVAPSGADGNGSSNEQDTSAHDTEADDCSVDGEYAYFVHSYYAVPDDESAVVATTGYGTRFPAVIADESGTVFGTQFHPEKSGETGLQILRNFVSLCTA